A window of Aptenodytes patagonicus chromosome 1, bAptPat1.pri.cur, whole genome shotgun sequence genomic DNA:
GTTTTATTATATACTGATTTTCAATATCTATAGGTCATTTCCAGAAACATATAACAAGCACATACATAGCTGCTTAAATTGCTATAGAGAGTTACTGAAGCTTTTTCTGAGTTTTTAGTAACTACATTTGGCATCTTTGCTTTCCAAGGTAAATattctccttcctgcctccttTGGCACACAACTTTTATCTCGTGTGCCCTCAATTGCTTCCCTGCAGCCAAGATGATAATGGTCAAAGACACGTCAATTTCTCAGTGTAGACTGCAGATTATACATCAGGGAATTtccacagcagcagggaaagaaggCAGATGTCACCCatacagacaataaaaaaaaaccctaagaaactCTACTGAAGAAAAGTACAAACTGAGAGATGGTGTTAGGTGATTTGTTTGTAAACAAAGAAGTTTCTCAGAACCACAGAAGGTGCTATACAACTTAGCCTATCCATCTCATACGGCACCGAAGCATGAGACAGGTCTTGCCGTATTCTACTTGCAAAATAAGGTAAAACTGAACTGGTACCAACTTGCCATTACCAAGGCAGGGAAGACATATCGGTTCGCCCATCATTCCCAGAGGTAGCAGCCTTGCAAAGGGACTAATCTTAAATTCTTGGGGATTTAGTTTGGGGCATTCAGACCTTGTGTTCAGGTAAACACCAGTTTGATCCGTATGACAATTCTATACAGCAATCCAACTTCTCAAAGCAAAAAGCCACCAATACATTAATCATCGTAAGTGTACATTAAGCAGAGTCTGACAGGCTTTGCTGCAATCAGTgatgagaagaaacagaaatgcattaaGAATTTTGTATGTTGGAATAACAGGCAGGAAAACAGATGTAAGTTCCAAACAGGCACTTCTTCCACCAGTCTCCGTGGACAATCTTTTCAAAGAAACTACAAATGCTCCTATGCCTAAATTGCTACTTTGCAAATAACAAACATTTATGCTATAACCTTCTCCTTCTCTGCAAGAGCCTTTTCTGCATCTATACGAATTCCATCTTCTTCAGAGTCTGATTCTGGAGATACAGAATCATGAGTACTATCTTCTTTATCAAGTTCTTCAAGTATTTTATCCTGAaatcagataaaaataaactattatcTTCATTATAATTTaacaatacaaaataaatcaAGTTAAGACCTTAGAAGAATTAgtagtgtgtttttaaaaatctctactGCTTAAGTCCTCTTTACAAAGGAGTATTCCATACTTCAGAAGTGAGAGATCTATCCTCTAATACTGCCAGCTGTATTTAGTCTTATATTCTACAAGAATTGTGGCCTTTTATTAGACCTATCGTTAAaccactttttcttccttaaagtcATATTTCAATCTGCTGGATGAGAGCACAGCCAATAGAAAACACAAGCATTTCTCAATAATCCAAATTTTAAACACAACCTTTCTGGGAGAAAGCTACTTTCTGTGTTCATACAGTACCCAGCACAGTAAGATACTGACTTGTAAACTGAACTCTCAGCACTATGacaaaatcttatttaaaagcagaatcaACTGGGGACAAGACTAAGTTAACAAGCAAGTATTCTGACTCACCACATCAAGCTTCCCCCATGCTTCATAATCGTAAGACTTgatcttgtttttcttgttttcctcagtGGTTATCTTTGAAGGgactttatttttgcttttcttctttttcttaaaagcctTGTTTCGAATTGGTGGCAAATTCTAAATTGAAATAAGTAACTTATTATAAAATGGATGCATGAAAGTCACTTGTATTGAAGAATCTATAGATACTATATCTAGATATAGGTACTATCTACTGGctagttttattttagaaattccTCAAGGAAGCTGTTCTTAGGAACTCTACAAAACCACTAAGGACAGCAAGTATAAATCTTCCAATACATAATAATAGCAGATATTACATGTATGATACAAAGTTAAGTTTCAAAAGACAACTCTCTGCAGAGCATCACTGAAGAATAACATCAATCCATTAAAAGTGAGCAATAAATAAGACATACCGGCACTGCAGACAGAAATATTCTCCTCGATCTACCTGGAACCAAGTAAAACTTTACTGGCCCCATCACCTCCAGAGGCTACTGCCCCGTAAGTCTGCTGGTGAAACAGTTTACAGAGGAATCTTTGGTCTACTTCAGATGAGGAACAAGTCAGCTGGGTTAGCTCATACCTTCTATTCAGATCTTTTAAGTCAACACACGCAATTTTGCTGAAGCAAAAAGCAATTATTATAAACACTATTACATTATGAATAGCTGAGTTAATATTGACACCGGACTTGTGATTTTTACCTCTTCTGGGACACCACTCTGTTTCCTTAGTTCAGAATCCACTTCTTTGATATCTTTTTCCCAGCTCTCCAACTCTCTCATAAAATCCTGCAGCTCTTCAGCATTTTGCTTCATTTGCAGCTGTAGTTCTAGCGCTTTATTTGGTGTGCTCATTGTTATCTGccaaatttcaaggaaaaaactTTCTAAAGAGAACTTGAAAATATGTACTGAAGGAAGCTAGCTACTTCAAAATGAGTTCGCCTCACATGCAAGACAGGCTTCCCAATAGCATAGTAGGAACACTAAATAGTAGGAGACTAAGAAGAAACAcaatttaaatgtcttttaaaaaatgaagggaagCCATGTTATTCAGATAAAACAAAGTGTATCAGAACAAACAATAAGTCATGCTATCCTAACTAAGTGTAAGGTAAAGGGCCTAACAAATCAATGAAAATCCTGAAAGTGATAACAAGGTGGTCTTAGTTTAAAGCAATTTCTGCAGTGTTTCCCAGACAACATAATGAAGAAAACTTTTAATACGTTAACATTTaagttttaactaaaaaaaaacaatgaagataTACACACTGCTTTGTATCTGAATAGAAACAAGACATCTggcaaaccaacccccaaaagcACTGTTGGCCTCTACAAGTAAGGACACTTAAATATGCACGCATTTTTAGCACAGGAACAAGTAAGTGCACGAGGTGTTTTATTATGAACTCTAGTGAATTACGAGTCCAGCGTATTCTTTGAATGTGCTCTTTGTACACATCTGTAGCCCTTCAAGTCCCTAAAATACTGCTTAATAACTATTAATGCTTAATAGCCTTCATGAATTTTGTTGTCTTAATTTTTGTGTCTTAAGTGAAAGACATTTTATTATCACAGAAATATCAAATCATGAGTAAAAAGTAACCTTAAAAAAATGTCTTGgttacaattcagaaaaaaaaaaaaaaacaaaccacaacaaacccACGTTTGTACAGTCCATAGCACAAAAAGCTGAAAGGATGAagcaaacatattttgaaaacaatCATGATTAAGTAATTAATGATGAAACTAACTGCAAACTTAGACAAAGAAAGCTATGAATGGTTGATAACAATAACCTCTTGACTGAAAGAGCTTCAGGATCCATTACAATCCTCACATATAAATAGGGTATATATAGAGATAGTATACACAAaatttttaagggggaaaaaggactaggtttttttttatttatttacttatttttaacatCCGATAAGACTAACATAATAGCatagaaatataaaaatttatGGGCCAAAGCTAATGATTTCTGCAATACAATGTGCTGTCCATAACTATGGACAAGAGTCTcataaaagatggaaaaacacACTGCATGATTACTAGTAAACTATTCTAccaaagcagaaatgtttttccatCCTCATGAGTACGCAGCTGAGGAGATGCCCTGCTGCAGCAGTTGTGCTTCTCCCTGGTTTATACATAAGTGGTAACACGCTTAACCCTTAGCAACATATTTTCCCTAAAATCTTCTAAATATTTGGTCTATTtgaaacaaagtggaaaaaaattttAGGTGAAGccaaaaatgcatatttttcatcatatttcCAATTCAGGTGTTTGTGACATTTTTTTCCACCTACAACTGTTACCCCATAGGGAATTGTCTCTGCAACATTCAGCCAGTTGAAACCTGGGCATGGACACACCAAATATTCCATACAGCCTAGCGCACCCTGGCCAATGGTAGCTAGAACAAGATGCTTCAAAAGATGCAAGAAACTACACTGTGATCtcttgaacttttcttttttgttatcaCAGACTAAAATAATACTCTTATGCATGTGAAAATCTGGTACTAAATCTAGCTGTTTGTTTTCTGGCATTCTAAAGTGCCTTGCACAAGCGTATAACGTAAGCCTGCTCCTGTTACTCACTAGCCTAACGCTGCTCGCTGCATTCAGCCTAGCAACGACCTTAATCCACGCGTTGACAGCAGACCCTTTTGCAGTACAGCTCTTACACCCTTCAAAAACGCAGTTAAATAAAACGCAACGTTTTATTTAAGTCTCAACGCTAGGGCCTTTCTTCACCTCACCCAACACCCGagggctgccctgccccagcgactccacggggcggggggggagctgCCGCATTACCCCAGAGGCCTGGCCGACAGCCAGCACAGCGGGCTAGCACCCAGCGGCACCGCAGGCCCGCCCCGGGAGCGAGCCCCACGCCGGCCCTTTGGCCGCGCCGCAGGTCGCCCGGGCTCACTCCGAAGAGGCCCCCGAGGCAAAGCCAGCCCGTTTAAATTTCGACacccgcctccccgccgcctcgGAGTTACAAACGAGGCCCTTCAGGGTGGGCTCcccctcgcctcgcctccccgTCCCGCGCGGCCGAGACACCTGTGGGTCACGGGGAAGCGGCACCGAGCCGGCTGCTCcgcaggccgggccgggccgggcccgacGCCGTCCGTCCCGTCGCGCCGCGGCCTCACCTGCGCCGTGTCCCGCCTCTTTCTGCCGCCGCCGGACGCCCTCCCCGCGCGGCCGAGCCTCCTCCCAGAATGCagagcggccccgcggccccaCAGCGGGACGGTCCCCGCGCCccagcggccccgcggcggcagggggagagggagcggcAGGGGCAGACAGCGCATGCGCCCGCGCTCCGCCGCGCTTCGTCTCACAGCCCGCGGTCCGCGGCCCTCCGCGCTGCCTGGCCACGCCCCCTCCGCCTCACGTGGCGGGGAGCTGACCCGGTGATTGGCGCTGCCGTGCTTCTTCCCCTtggccccgccgccggggacgGTGGCCGGCAGGCGCCGGGAGGGGCAGGGGTCGGCCATGGAGCGAGGCGAGGCTGCCCCGTCGCCGGCGGCCGAGgagaaggggcggggggaggaggatgaCGACTTCGGCTACCGGCTCTTCCCGGACCGGAACAAGAAGCCGCAGAGCTTCTTGGTCCGCAGCCTCTTCACCTTCCACAACAGGTGCCAGCTGATGCTGAGGATGACCCTGGACACGAGTAAGCGCTTCCCCGTgcccgcccgggcccggccctgGCGTAGCGGAGGGCGCCCCGGGTGGAACCGGGAACGTCCGTGTCCCCCGCTGGTACGGCCTGCCGCGGCGTGCGGTGGTGACCTTGGCCCGCTGGGTCTCGGGGCGGGAGCAGCTCTCCTTCCgctgccgctgcccccccccccccccccccccccgcccccggggcggcTGGACGGGGCCCGAGCAGTTGGCGGGATGGGCCTGCTGCTTGATGAACACGCCGATTTTGGTTAAGACgaagaaaatacaatttcaaaagtggctgtgtgcttttttttcctagcagaagGTCCTTCTGTACTTCTTTCTCTTGAAAATTTGAGAGGATTTCTCGATTTCTGGTTCGTTTGTGCCCTTCTCACTATGTAATGTTGGCTGCGAATGTTACTGAAAACAATGGTCACTATAGGCCACTCTATTTCTGTCTGCTACTAATAAAATAATGCCAGAAATGACTTGGTTCCTGAATAGCTTTGTGTCTATCGTGATTCTATATCACTTTACATAGCCTGAGCTGTAACAGATGCCAGTTGCATCGCATTAGCGTTAAATACTGCAAAGTATGAATTTGCATGTGTAgtgctttacctttttctttttgtttcttgacTGTTTTTATATTTTGATTATAGATGACTTTCAAAACTTTTGTCTAGAGAAATTGATTGCAGCAATGTTTTTCTAGATCCATATGCTCAACTTCTTCTTGAGGCTATGAAGCAATCTGGTTGGTATGTAAACTAATTCATCTTGTTCTGTGTAGTAACATCGCTGTTATATGGAGTTACTGGTCTTTTTCAAATTCTTCCCTATAACTTTGCTTGTTTGGGTCTTTCAGCACTGTCTTCAATGACCGGCACTTTTCTTGTGAAACCTGTGATGGCTGTGTCAGTGGAGGTTTTGATTCTGCCACATCTCAGGTAGGCACTGGACATTGTCCTCTTTCAAAAGGCTacaattttttttagtgttttgttaCTAGGATTAAATCTACTGATGCTGATATCTGAGTTAGTCATGAAAACAAGATAAATGAAAAGTGTTCCATAGTGGTGGAACTAGTACACTGCAGAATGATGAGGCTGTTAAAGTTGAAAAACATTGATCTAAAGAGTCTAAATGCTGTAGGTGATGTGTGCTGGGTCTCTGAGAAGTAAGGGAGATGTTGAAACTTGGTGAAAAGACTACCTATATCTTTTCTTCTACAGATTGTTCTGTGTCAGAACAACATTCGCCACCAATCCCATATGAACCGGGTGGTCACACATGAATTGATTCATGCTTTTGATCACTGCCGTGCACATGTTGACTGGTTTAAAAATGTCAAACACTTAGCATGTTCAGAGGTAAGTTAAAATGCTTCTAATGTTGTCATTAATTACGGCTGGTTATTAGGGATGCTTCATGTTTAAATAGGCATGCTGTTACACAGACTTCATTTGGTTTAATCCTGTTAAGACATTTTGTCCTTTCTGTTAAGTCAACCTCAACAGTgtcattcagaaaacaaacatttagttTTCACAAATATTAGTAAGTCAGTGTCATACTAAGTAGAATGTGATCACCGTGAGTGTAACTGCAACAAGAAGTGGTTATTGACAAATGAGAGTAGTTAGAGATGAAAACACATTCACACATTAATCAAACGTTTATAGGGTTCTTTTTCTCCCCTGCAAATCTTGGTATGTTGCGTAGCTATCACAGTAGTATGGTAACCTTATTTTTGTTTAGATCTTTTTGGCTAACAACAAACTTGTCTTTTCCTGTAACATACATTTTTTTGATTAATTGTGATG
This region includes:
- the ATP23 gene encoding mitochondrial inner membrane protease ATP23 homolog isoform X1, with the protein product MERGEAAPSPAAEEKGRGEEDDDFGYRLFPDRNKKPQSFLVRSLFTFHNRCQLMLRMTLDTNPYAQLLLEAMKQSGCTVFNDRHFSCETCDGCVSGGFDSATSQIVLCQNNIRHQSHMNRVVTHELIHAFDHCRAHVDWFKNVKHLACSEIRAANLSGDCTLMNEIARFKFGLKGHHQTCVRDRAIRSILAVRKVSKETAEKAVDEVFDACFNDLEPFGRIPHSKTDAKRAYRDFQNRDRYNANL